The genome window AAGGGAACAGGAATACTCCGATACATATGGTCTAGGTTGATACCGGCATCTTTAAAGTCTTGCGTGATGTCAGGTATATCCCTGCCAATTAAAGGCTTACCAAAGAGCCAGGGCTCAATGAATCCTAAGCCAAAACCCTCGGCGATCGATGTTGAGATGACAGCATCTGCGCGGGACACAATTGCTTCGAAAGCGAAATCATTTTCTTGGGCAATACCGAGGTGCACATCCAGGCCAAGCTCTGATGAAAATGCCTTCCATCGCTCAAATTGCGTTTGATACGCTGGATTGGAAGGGCCGAGTGTGCTGGCGACGGCGGCTTCGGGATGAGCCATGTTCAGAAGTAGGCATTCCCCCAGGTTTTTTCGCCGCAATGCGCGTACTGGGTAAAGGAATAGTTCTCTACACGGGAGGAAATCCTCGAGGCCGGAGTCGCTATTCAATGGCCCTGGATCAGCAACGGGATTCGGTAGAAAATGAAGGTGATTATTTGGAAAACCGGCCTCGTCTAAAAAGCGGAAGTCACGGCCATTGATCACGGCATAGCTGACTTGGTCGGCGAGGGGGTAGAGGTCCTCTAAGGATTCGAGGTTGTCCTGAATCAGCTTATAGTTTTCTGGACGGCCGTCTTCGGCAAAGTCGTGCATTTGCAACAAAACTTTGCGGCCGTCACCAATGAGGCGCCGTACTGCCCCCGCCATCCCAGAGTTTTTACCCAACGAATGGTTATGTATATGCCAGATGTCGGGTAAGCTTCCGAATAGGTCCCGGGCTCCACGCATCAAGGCTTGATAGAGGCAGTCTCCATCGACGGCAGCGCTGTCCTCTGTGGTGTAGGCAAGCTCAGGAATACAGGCGCAACGCCCGATGATGTCGTTTTTAGCCGGGGGCCCGGTTAACACCGCAAAATCAATCGGTTCACCGGCCGCTCGGTTTGCACGAGCTGTGTTTTCCAGGATGCGCGTGACCCCACCGGGTTTGAGATGATAGTGGACTGCGAGGACCTGCATTTCCAATGCTTATCCGACTTAAAGGCCGAATTTCTCCCGATAAGCGGGGACTTCAATCATGGGCTGTCGTTCGATCTCAATAATCTCACGTGTTGTCAGCGTGTAGTCGTTACCGTCGGCAACGAAAGATCGGTAAATGGTGCTCAGGTCCGGCAGTTTATCGGCCATCCCAAAGCTCTCTAGTCGATTGAGAAAGCTTTGGAGGATACCGAATGACATCTTGCCGAGCGCCTGAGTGGTTTGATTCCGATGCACTCGCTGATCCAAGTCTGTTTGAGCGAAGGCTTCGATGCCGCGCTCGCGATAAACATCCAAGATGTGCGAAGTCTCGACACCGTAACCGATGGGGAAGGCGATCTTATCAAGCACTTCACGGCGCACTGCATACTCACCAGAAAGGGGTTGTATCAAAGCCGTGAGCTCAGGGAAAAAGAGTGAAAATAAGGGGCGGACAAGGATCTCAGTCACGCGTCCACCACCCGAGGTGCGTACGCCTGGGGAGAGGCTAATCGGGCGATCGTAGAACGCTTTTACATATTGAACTTCGTCGCGATAGATCAGCGGAGCTACGAGACCGGTGCAAAAGCGCGGGTGGATGTTTTTAATATCCGCATCGACGTAGCAGATGATATCTCCCTCGAGCTGGTGAATTGCCTTCCAAAGGTTTTCTCCTTTCCCTGGCTTGTTACCAACTTCAGGAAGGATGTCGGAGGCAAGGTAGGTATCGGCTCCAAAGGATTTTGCCACTTCCAGGGTGCGATCCGTCGACCCAGAATCGATAACAGCTAACTCATCGACCAATGGATAGCGTTCCATCAGCTCGGATCGAAAGATGACGATCTCTTTGCCAATGGCTTTCTCCTCGTTGAGTGTTGGGATGCAGAGAGAAATTTTTAATCCCTTCTTCTCCTTTACGCGGATGAGCTCAAGCAGATCCCAGAACTCGCCATGATGAAATGTGTTCTTCTTCAGCCACTTATCGATTTTACTGCTCATTTAAAACTCCTTTGTCGACCGCTTCGATGATAGCAATCAGCTGTGCGATGCCGGAAAAAATCGGATCAATTGCAATCTGCTCGTTAAATTCGTGGAGATTTTCTCCTGTGGTGATCCCCAGTGTAATCGCTGGGATTTCATGGGCAATCAGCGCACTCAGTTCACCCGTGCTCGGGGCCACTTTGGGTTCGACTCCTTGGGTTTCCATAATCTTGCGAATCGAACGCGTGAGTGGGTGGCTGTAGCCGATGCCACCGGGTTTGCGTCGTGCTATTTCACGGAGTTTCACTTTTACCGAAAATTCAGCCGAGATCTCAGCACAATACTCGGAGAGTTGCTCGCCGATTTTCTTGGCCATACCTTCCTCTTGGCTGCGCACTTCGAAGCGAAGTGTCCCGGTACGTGGTAATATATTGAAGCCCGTGCCAGCTCCGACTGACCCCAAAATGATATTGGTGCGTGGTTCGGTGGGAAGAGGGATGGCGAGCAGGCGATTGATTACCTTGTTGAGGATAGAAATCGCCCCATTGGCCTTTAGCTTGGAATAGTCAGTTTGCTCCGGGATCTCTACGGCGATTTCACCGCGCAGCATGCCCATCGAAGAGTAAGACAGGCGCCCTATTTGAGCGCCCTCGACGCAAATGGCGGCATCGATAGGCTGTTCATTATTTTTCAAGAAAGTCCGGAGTCCGCCCAGGTCCCCATGTCCTAAACTGCGTGAGGCGCCGATCAGAATGATATTGGATGCAAATGTTATCCCGAGCTTTTCGAAGAGGGTGGGTAAGCTCGCGATTACTGCTAGGCCCAAGGAGTTGTCGGCGATGCCTGGCCCGGTAATGAAATCAGGGCCGACAGACATAGCGTGGTCCACTGCAGAGGTGAATACCGTATCTGCATGAGCCAAGATGAGGATATTGGACTCCCCTTTCGTTCCGTTGATTGTCGCTAATCCGTTGCCGGCTTCATCCTCAACTGCGTTATCCAAACCGCATTCAGTGAAGCGGTTATTGAGAAAATCTATCCGGGGTTTTTCGCCAAAAGTAGGGCTGGGGATTTCTCCAATCAGCACGGCATTGGCGAGTATGACTTCCCGGAATTCACGCAACTGAGCTTCATAGCTCGAGAGGTGTTTAATGACTCCATCTAATATCTTACTCATAATCCAAAATGGACAGCACCCGCCGACCACGACGTGGACTTTAGGGCGTCCTCCGACACCGCCACCAGCAAAATATGTGCTCTGGCGGCTTAGATCGGTAATAATCGCATGGGAAGGAGGCCTCGTTTGGTTTTGCCAGAGCGGTGTAGCGTGTGATTTTTTAGTGGTTCAGATTTTTTAAAAATGGCTAGTTTTCCACAAGAGGTCATCCAAGTCGCTCAGTCGATCCATGGACGCGGTGGACAGGCATTTCTCGTAGGCGGCTCTGTGCGGGATCGTCTGTTTGGGCAAAGTGTGAAAGATTTCGATTTTGAGGTGTTCGGACTCGACCCGCCCGCTCTGGAAGCTGCCTTAGCAAGCGTTGGTAAGATTGACTACGTCGGGAAGCAGTTTGGAGTCTATAAACTTAAGGGAACTGAGATCGATGTGGCGCTTCCTAGGAGAGAGCAAAAGAGCGGTCCGGGGCACAGGGGTTTCGCTATTGAAGCCGATCCTTTCTTGTCGATTGAGGCTGCGGCAGAGCGTCGAGATTTTACAATGAACGCCCTTTACCTGGATCCGCTTACAGACAAAATCCTAGACCCTGTAGGCGGTCAGGTTGATATCGAAAAACGTGTCCTGCGCCATGTCTCGTCTGCATTTTCGGAAGACCCTTTGAGGGTGCTGCGTGGGATGCAAATGGTTGCGCGCTTTGGATTGTCTCCTCATCCAGATACGGTGGCGTTGTGCCGTACGGTCCTATTTGAGCACCTTCCGTTTGAGCGCGTTGGCGAAGAATTCTACAAATTGCTTACCAAGGGAGAGTGTATTGGAGATGGACTGCGCTTTCTTGAGGCCTGTGGCTGGCTGCAATATTTTCCTGAGTTGGAGGCCTTAGTCGATTGCCCGCAAGACCCCCATTGGCATCCCGAAGGTAGTGTATGGGTGCACACCTGTCATTGTTTGGATGTTTTCGCTAGCGAGCGCACGGGTGACCCGCTTGAGGACTGGGTCGTCGGGCTGGGTGTGCTCTGCCATGACCTGGGTAAACCTGTTACCACCTTTTACCAGGGTGGACGCTGGCGCTCTCCGCAACATGAAGATGTCGGAGTGCCCATCGCGAAGAAATTTCTATCCCGACTTACTGGAGAGAAGCGACTGATTGAGGATGTCCTGCCGATGGTGTCACAGCACATGCGCCCCTATCAGTTTTTTAGTTCTCACGCAGGCGATACTGCAGTCCGGCGTTTGGCTAGTAAGGTGAAACGTATCGATCGGTTAGTGCGTGTGTGCCGCGCCGACAAGCAGGGAAGGCCACCCCTCAAAGGGGAGAATTTCAAGGAGCTCGATTGGCTCGAAAGCCGTGCGGAAGTTTTGCGCATCAAGGATGCCGCTCCGAAACCGTGGGTGCAAGGTCGCGATCTTATCGCCCTCGGGGTTGAGGCGGGTCCGCATATGGGGGCGATGCTCAAGCGGGTATTCGAAGCTCAACTTGACGGTGATTTCGACGATCTTGAGCAGGGTATCCAATGGGCCTGTGCTTATTATAACTTGTAAGCACGCTTTCCGGTCGGTGCGTTTTCTATTATTTCCGTCTTTCCCCAAGCTCAGCTATTTCTCCAGAGTATGCGGAACGCTTACAGCCTGCCGACTTCCTCACGAAATAACTCCAATACTCCAGGGTCGGAATCCAATAGCCAGTTTGGCTCATTGTTTTTCCCGTCAGCATAGTTGTAATAGATAAATCCCCGGATGCGTGGATCGCTTTTCAAGTTTTGGAAAAAAGCTTTCATCCATTCCAATTTGCCCGATTCATGAGAACAGCCGATTTCGCTGATAATAAAGGGCTGAGGATATTTACTGATCTTCTCAATGGAATGGGCATACACTTCATCAAAAGTCATCCAGCTGTGCCAAGGGTTGGAGTCGTCTCCAAAATTGTAGCCGTCTAAGGCGACGACATCGACATAGGTATCTCCCGGATAGTAGAGGTCCATATCTGTCATCTCACGCTCCGCATCCCATTCGACATTGGGCGCCCAGACCCAGATTACATTATCTGCCTTTTCCTCGCGGAATAAGCACACCAAATGGCGCCATGCGCGACAGAATGCATCCGGCTGCTGCCCCCAGGCAAACCAATCGCCGTTCATTTCAAATCCAGGGCGGATGAGAATCGGGCCGTCGATTTTGCGAGCATCACGAGCCCATTTCCGAAAGCTTTCGTCAAGTTCTCCCTGGACGATACGCTCTAGCCAGTTCACTTGCTCTGGGTCTCTACGAAAGCGCCATTCGTGAAATTCCAGGTTAATTACGGGAATGATGCCCTGACTGGTCAAATAAACTGCCGCTTCTGTCGGGAACGGGCGCCGTGTGGGCAGATCGCGAAAGAACATAACCCAATCTGGGGTGTGCTCTAAGGCTTTCATGTGTGTGTCTAGATCACTCCTGAATCGCTGAAAGCCACGATAAATCTGATAGACTCCCCAAAGACGCTCGTTCTCCAGTCGCGCCATGAAAGTATCGAACACATCAGTGTCGTTGCGGGCAGCAGCGGGTTCAAATGCTTCATCAGCGATGAGGCTGCCCGTGCGCTCATGCGAACACCCAAGGCCTGCAAATACGAGCACGCACAGTAGAATCCTGATAAATGATGGCATTTTCAGATTAACATCATGCATCTAGTTCAAAACGCCAAGGCGTTATAAGCTTTTTTGCTGATGGGCCTTCTTGAACCAGGTTCAAGCAGTGGCCTCATGCTGGTTGTCGTCTAAGCCCTGGCGTTGCCGCGTGATATGGATGGGGAGTTGCTCCCAGATTTGATTACGCGGCCGGAAGTGATCTTCGAGTGTGAGCTGGGCGGATAGTTCGAGGCGTAACTGGGCCGCAGCTATGCTGGCACGGCGGGTGAAGACCATACAGGTGCTTCCCTGCTGGCGGACGGTTCGCTGAATGCGATACCATTGGTTATTCGGTATGCGTTGCTGGTCTATCGTTGAGACTTGTCGTAGATCGATGATGGTTAACGGAAAATTCTCATCGCGGATCAGGATGTCCGCTGCGCGGAGTGTTTCTTTTGTATGACGACAGCGTATCCAAAGCAAAAAAGGGAAGCAGGCTTCGGGAACGCTTGCAGGGTCGAAGGTGTCGCATGCATCGATCAGAGCCATATAGCGGTGTATGCGGACTGCCCCTAATAAGAGTGATTCAAGAAAAAGCTGACCCCCTCCACTGGGGTGTGGCGTGACCACTTCTCCAAGTATGCCGGTGGGTAAGCGTCCATGACTGAGACACTGTGTGAGCTGCGGATGATTGAGGGGTATGCCGGATGGTGCGCTGGAGTCTTCTTTAGGACTCGCACGAAAGGTATGGAGCCATCGGCGAATGTCTTCTGGTGCATTCCCAGCGAGTTGCGGGAAACGAGGTGAGGAGGTTTTCATAGTGAAAACTTGTTCACCTATGGGGCTGAGGTCAATGAATTGAGCGAAGTAACTCGAATGCAGCGTATCCAATTTTAATGAGAAATCAGTATCATTAAATCTACGTAAATCCCTGTAGGAAAAAGAGTTCAGAACCGTAGAGTCTGATTAAAGGTTCGATCGGCGTCTCCGAATTTTGCACTGGGAACGGATTCCCAATTAACCCACACACACCATGACGGTAATAATCGGCGGCATAGTTATCATTGCCAGCACGCTCGGCGGATTCGCCATGGCGGGCGGCTACATACCCAGTCTTTTTCACGTATCCGAGATTGTGATCATCGGCGGAATCACGCTGGGTCTCTGTTTGATTGCAGCCCCACCGTCAGTTCTCAAAGCGACGTTGGCTGCTAGTATTGGGCTGTTAAAAGGTGGCGGTGCTGGAGAGAAAGACTTTCACGAGTTGTTACAGCTTTTATTTGAGCTCTTTACGATAGGTCGAAAAAACGGACTTATTGCGCTGGATGAGCACATGGAAGATCCATCAGCGAGTAGTATTCTGAGCAAATATTCTACGTTTGTCTCCGATGAGGAACGCACTGCTTTTCTTGTCTCAAATTTGCGCCCCATCATTGATGCAAAGATTAAGCCTGAGCAGCTCCCAGGTCTGATGAAAACAGATATCCATAGTATGGAAGAGGAAATGGAAGGGCCGGTGCATATTCTTCATCTGGCGGCTGATTCCCTTCCGGGCGTGGGTATTTGCGCAGCGGTATTAGGTATCATCGTTACGATGAGCGTGATTGATCAGGGAGCGGCAAAGATCGGTTATAAGGTATCCGCTGCCCTCACTGGAACGTTCATGGGGATTTATTTTGCCTACGGATTTCTAACCCCAATGAGCCAACGTTTGCACATCGGTAATGAATTGCAGATTCAGTATTACAAAGTTTTGGCTGCCTGCTTAGAAGCTTTTGCTAAAGGGATGGCTCCGATTATGGCCGTAGAGATGGGGCGTCGGATGATTGATGCTGAGTTTCGACCGTCTGCGGCGGAGCTAGAGGAGCTGGTAAAGGGGGCTAAATAAAATGGCTCCTCCACGGCCACGCATGGACGACCTCGAATGGGTAGAATCTGAGTGGGTGCCTCCGGTAGTGCAGGAGGTTGAAGATGAGCAGATTTGTAACGGGGGCTCTTGGAAGGTAGCAGCGGCAGACTTTTTCTGTGCGATGATGGCTTTCTTCCTCGTATTGTGGATTGTGGGTCAGGATGAGCAAACTCTGGCCGGGGTCGTCCAGATCTTACAGAATCCATTCCGCTATATGGAAAGCGGACAGTCTAGTTCGTCGCCGATTGATATGGGGGGTTCGAGCACCGATACTCGGGAGCGGCAGTATGGTTCTGATGCCGAATCGATGGGGCAAGAATCGATCGAGTATATCAAAAATGTCGTACAAGACTTTCTGCGCTATCTGAATGTAGAGACCGATGTCGAAGACTCTCCCATCAAAGTGCAGGTGACTTCGGATGGTTTACGCATTTCGATTTTCAATCGAACCGATAAATCTCTGTTTGAAGGGGATGGCACCCAATTTACCCCCTGGGGGAATCTGGTTATGCAAAACATTTCATGGGTTACTGAGCAACATCCCATGCGGGTGCGGATCGATGCTCACACGGGCCCATTGGATGACACTGTCTCAGATGATGAAAACTATGGTCCTTGGGAACTGAGTTCAGATCGGGCAAATGCGGTGCGCCGCGCATTAGAATATTATGCGCTCGATCCAGAGAAGATCGAACGTGTGACTGGTTATGGTAATGCCCATCCTCTCGATGGAGAAGAGGGCGAAGCGCCGAGTGCTGACAGCGCTCGCGTCGAAATTAGCTTAGCACCTTAGGTTGTTCGGTCTGATCCCCTATTTCCCGATTAAAGGCTCGCCCATATTCATGAGTGGAAGCGGGGCAGGAGAATCGCCGTTTATAAAGTAGAGCTTGCTGGAGTCGTCGGCTGAAATTGCTTTGAGAGCTTCTAGAGCTTGAAGCTGGATGTAGGCCGGGTTTTGTGCGATCGCTTCGTTGAGCTTCTCGATTTCATAGGCCTGGGCATCGGCAAGAACGCGTCGTTGCTCGGCTTCGAGTTCAGCTGCCTCACGGTTGGCCTGAGCCTCGGCGATAATTTGCTGTTGCTCGGTACGGAAACGCTCCAGCTCAGCCTTTTGTTTTTCGACCTCTTGTTCGCGCTCCTTTTTAGACTCGATCGCCCGAGTAATGAAATTCGGTAGTTTGATGTCGCGGATGAGGATATCGAGACACGTGATTCCCTTCGGCTGTAAATAATCACTCATGGTGTTGAATATAGCCGACTGAAGCTGTTCCTGGGTTTCTTGGAGGAAGAAATCCTCGGCTCGAGCAAGGCTTTTACCTTGTTCGCGGACTACAGAACGCAGTTTGGGTATAATCTGGACTTGAAGAGCCGCATTGAAATCACCGGTTTCCTGGAGAATACGAGGTGCATCTTCAGCATTGATTCGGTATTTTATGCTGACGTCTACCGATGTGGTAAGCTGGTCCTGGCTTGGCACGCCTGCGGTCTCTTTATGTTCCTTTTCGCGGATATCGTAGAGCACAAACTCGTAGAGCGGATTAACAGGTAGATGGAGGCCTTCTGGGTAAGGATCGGCTTTGACCTTACCAAACAAGGTAGCGACGGCGACATGGCCGGCAGGTACCGAAATATAGAGGCGGGTCGCCAGGGCGGCGATGGTGACGAGGGCGACAGCAAAGGCGACGATGATAACGGTTTGTTTATTCACGTGATACGATTGGGTTTGTAGACTGATTGTCAGGTTTGGGAATTTTAACCGTAGCCAAAAGTATCTATAAAGAAAGGGATATCGTTCGTAATCTCAGGTGTATAAATCCACCGGCTACGGTCATTTCTCTTTCGACTCTCGATAATGACATTCTTTATCTGCACAGATGCACCCGATCGCGCCTGGAGCTGAAGAATATGTCTACCTGGAGCCACATCCCTTTCTATTTCAATTTCCGGAGGGGACGCCACTTATCGATGGAATTCGATTCTATGGATTAGCCTACCTCATTGGTTTTGTTATTGCTTGGTTTCTACTTAGATATCTCTACCGAGCTGGCGTATCGCCACTTGATGACAACAAACGGTCAGACTTTCTGCTATATCTCATTGTCGGGGTGATGGCCGGAGGGCGCTTGGGCTACATGTTGCTCTATAATTTCGGAGATTTGATGTCCGATCCACTGAGCGTGTTTCGCGTCTGGGAGGGAGGCATGGCGAGTCATGGAGGTTTTGTTGGCGTGATGTTAGGCGCTTTGATCTTTGCCAAGCAGCAGCGTGTGTCATTTCTTCGACTTACAGATTTGTGTGTCTTGGTGGCGACTCCCGGGATTTTCCTCGGGCGCATTGCGAATTTTCTGAATGGAGAACTCTGGGGAGATCCCAGCTGGGTGCCTTGGGCCATTGTTTTCAGCGAAAGCACGCCGTCTTATTTAAACAATCTGGGTGGATACTTTTTGGTGCCGAGGCACCCCAGCCAGCTGTATGCAGCTGGATTAGAGGGTTGCGTCGTGGGTGTTTGGCTATGGTGGCGTTTCTTCAGTCGTCTGAAATTACTCAGAGCTGGAGAGCTAAAGGGTCTGCTCGCTTCAGAATTCCTCATAGTCTATGGCTTGTGCCGCATATTAGGAGAGCAATTTCGCGCACCTGACGCTTCGTTGATTGAGCTTATGAGTGTGGAGCTGAGTCGAGGAACGTTTTACTCATTGCTTATGTTAGGTTTAGGCATTGCGTTGAGGATATCGGTCAAAAGACAGAAGGCTACTTAGCCTTTAAAGCTCGCGCCTTTCGCCACTCTAGCGGAGACATTTTCTTTATTCGTCGAAAAACTGATGAGAAATAGTTTGGTTCTTCGAAGCCACAGCTGAATGCGATTTCCTTGATCGAAAGAGAGTAGTCTTCGAGCAGAATGGTAGCTCGCTCAACTCGACGATGATTGAGATAGGCAGGAAGGGACACTGAACAGTGCTTTTGGACGATTCGAGACACATGATTGGGGTGTACCTCAATGACATCAGCCAAAGTGCGTCGATCGAGCGATTCGTCTAGGTGTTCGTCGATGTATTGAACGATAGTTTCCCAATGTTGTTGAGAGATATTATGCGTCTCGATTTGAGGTTCATTCAGATCGATCCACGCTTGGTGAATTAACGCATTTGTGAGGTGTTCGAGGATCTGGATATTAGCCTGAAGAGGATTTGATGCTTGGATTTCCAAAGCGTCCACAAGCGATTGTGTCTCCTGCTTCCGTGGGGCTCCTATAAACATTGAGTCTCCCCGTGCTCTGGTTTCGGGATGAACAGTATGATCTGGGCAAATTGCCCAATAATAACGGGTATGCCGGTCATCGAAATCTAAGGTCAAAAATTCAGAGATCATGCGCGTTGAGGGTGCATTCCAAGATGTGCGCTCAACAAAGACGGCGTGCATGGGCGGAAGATCTATGTATTCGGAATGTCCGCCGCGCGATATATGCATGGAGAAGTTGCCCTTGAGGCAGGTCACAATGCGTGGACTCCGGGTCATGGTAACGCGCTGTTTAGGAGGGGCTGCATGTCCAAAGGAAAAACTGAATCCAAGGAGGGGTAAAGAGCTGGCCATTTTTTCTAATTCAGAATGAACGCTCCGTTTTTTCGGATTAGAGGTCATGAGTTACAAATTTATAGAATGTATCGTATTCATATCCTTAAAATCTTCATTTTGCCAAAACATTAAGTTACAGATTTGATAAATGGAGTTACGTAAACCGAACATTATTTACATAAATTCACCCGATACTGGCCGCTATACTCAGCCTTAC of Opitutales bacterium contains these proteins:
- a CDS encoding prohibitin family protein translates to MNKQTVIIVAFAVALVTIAALATRLYISVPAGHVAVATLFGKVKADPYPEGLHLPVNPLYEFVLYDIREKEHKETAGVPSQDQLTTSVDVSIKYRINAEDAPRILQETGDFNAALQVQIIPKLRSVVREQGKSLARAEDFFLQETQEQLQSAIFNTMSDYLQPKGITCLDILIRDIKLPNFITRAIESKKEREQEVEKQKAELERFRTEQQQIIAEAQANREAAELEAEQRRVLADAQAYEIEKLNEAIAQNPAYIQLQALEALKAISADDSSKLYFINGDSPAPLPLMNMGEPLIGK
- the motA gene encoding flagellar motor stator protein MotA gives rise to the protein MTVIIGGIVIIASTLGGFAMAGGYIPSLFHVSEIVIIGGITLGLCLIAAPPSVLKATLAASIGLLKGGGAGEKDFHELLQLLFELFTIGRKNGLIALDEHMEDPSASSILSKYSTFVSDEERTAFLVSNLRPIIDAKIKPEQLPGLMKTDIHSMEEEMEGPVHILHLAADSLPGVGICAAVLGIIVTMSVIDQGAAKIGYKVSAALTGTFMGIYFAYGFLTPMSQRLHIGNELQIQYYKVLAACLEAFAKGMAPIMAVEMGRRMIDAEFRPSAAELEELVKGAK
- a CDS encoding glucosyl-3-phosphoglycerate synthase, whose translation is MSSKIDKWLKKNTFHHGEFWDLLELIRVKEKKGLKISLCIPTLNEEKAIGKEIVIFRSELMERYPLVDELAVIDSGSTDRTLEVAKSFGADTYLASDILPEVGNKPGKGENLWKAIHQLEGDIICYVDADIKNIHPRFCTGLVAPLIYRDEVQYVKAFYDRPISLSPGVRTSGGGRVTEILVRPLFSLFFPELTALIQPLSGEYAVRREVLDKIAFPIGYGVETSHILDVYRERGIEAFAQTDLDQRVHRNQTTQALGKMSFGILQSFLNRLESFGMADKLPDLSTIYRSFVADGNDYTLTTREIIEIERQPMIEVPAYREKFGL
- a CDS encoding OmpA family protein, yielding MAPPRPRMDDLEWVESEWVPPVVQEVEDEQICNGGSWKVAAADFFCAMMAFFLVLWIVGQDEQTLAGVVQILQNPFRYMESGQSSSSPIDMGGSSTDTRERQYGSDAESMGQESIEYIKNVVQDFLRYLNVETDVEDSPIKVQVTSDGLRISIFNRTDKSLFEGDGTQFTPWGNLVMQNISWVTEQHPMRVRIDAHTGPLDDTVSDDENYGPWELSSDRANAVRRALEYYALDPEKIERVTGYGNAHPLDGEEGEAPSADSARVEISLAP
- the lgt gene encoding prolipoprotein diacylglyceryl transferase produces the protein MHPIAPGAEEYVYLEPHPFLFQFPEGTPLIDGIRFYGLAYLIGFVIAWFLLRYLYRAGVSPLDDNKRSDFLLYLIVGVMAGGRLGYMLLYNFGDLMSDPLSVFRVWEGGMASHGGFVGVMLGALIFAKQQRVSFLRLTDLCVLVATPGIFLGRIANFLNGELWGDPSWVPWAIVFSESTPSYLNNLGGYFLVPRHPSQLYAAGLEGCVVGVWLWWRFFSRLKLLRAGELKGLLASEFLIVYGLCRILGEQFRAPDASLIELMSVELSRGTFYSLLMLGLGIALRISVKRQKAT
- a CDS encoding M20/M25/M40 family metallo-hydrolase, with product MSKILDGVIKHLSSYEAQLREFREVILANAVLIGEIPSPTFGEKPRIDFLNNRFTECGLDNAVEDEAGNGLATINGTKGESNILILAHADTVFTSAVDHAMSVGPDFITGPGIADNSLGLAVIASLPTLFEKLGITFASNIILIGASRSLGHGDLGGLRTFLKNNEQPIDAAICVEGAQIGRLSYSSMGMLRGEIAVEIPEQTDYSKLKANGAISILNKVINRLLAIPLPTEPRTNIILGSVGAGTGFNILPRTGTLRFEVRSQEEGMAKKIGEQLSEYCAEISAEFSVKVKLREIARRKPGGIGYSHPLTRSIRKIMETQGVEPKVAPSTGELSALIAHEIPAITLGITTGENLHEFNEQIAIDPIFSGIAQLIAIIEAVDKGVLNEQ
- a CDS encoding HD domain-containing protein — encoded protein: MHGRGGQAFLVGGSVRDRLFGQSVKDFDFEVFGLDPPALEAALASVGKIDYVGKQFGVYKLKGTEIDVALPRREQKSGPGHRGFAIEADPFLSIEAAAERRDFTMNALYLDPLTDKILDPVGGQVDIEKRVLRHVSSAFSEDPLRVLRGMQMVARFGLSPHPDTVALCRTVLFEHLPFERVGEEFYKLLTKGECIGDGLRFLEACGWLQYFPELEALVDCPQDPHWHPEGSVWVHTCHCLDVFASERTGDPLEDWVVGLGVLCHDLGKPVTTFYQGGRWRSPQHEDVGVPIAKKFLSRLTGEKRLIEDVLPMVSQHMRPYQFFSSHAGDTAVRRLASKVKRIDRLVRVCRADKQGRPPLKGENFKELDWLESRAEVLRIKDAAPKPWVQGRDLIALGVEAGPHMGAMLKRVFEAQLDGDFDDLEQGIQWACAYYNL
- a CDS encoding helix-turn-helix transcriptional regulator, with translation MASSLPLLGFSFSFGHAAPPKQRVTMTRSPRIVTCLKGNFSMHISRGGHSEYIDLPPMHAVFVERTSWNAPSTRMISEFLTLDFDDRHTRYYWAICPDHTVHPETRARGDSMFIGAPRKQETQSLVDALEIQASNPLQANIQILEHLTNALIHQAWIDLNEPQIETHNISQQHWETIVQYIDEHLDESLDRRTLADVIEVHPNHVSRIVQKHCSVSLPAYLNHRRVERATILLEDYSLSIKEIAFSCGFEEPNYFSSVFRRIKKMSPLEWRKARALKAK